Proteins from a genomic interval of Chroococcidiopsis thermalis PCC 7203:
- a CDS encoding glycosyltransferase family 4 protein, which yields MKILISAYSCEPGMGSEPGIGWNIVREAAKYHEVWVLTRPDESQNEIEAELARNPVPNLHFIYFTLPFWYDSRRWGHSGGMQLHYYLWQIQAYFVARRLHQKIGFDLTHHVTFMKYCNPCFLSLLPSPFIWGPVGGGESAPNTFWEDFSWKAKIYEITRSLIRKLGEIDPFVHLTTKKSTVVRATTKDTAERLYKIGAKQVQILPGFGLPEEDMALLTQYEIPDETPVRFISIGRLLHWKGFHLGLRAFAQANLPNTEYWIVGEGPECDRLQILARDLGIDRKVKFWGKLPREKALDLLRDCHVLVHPSLHDSGGWVCMEAMAAGRPVLCLDLGGPAIQVTNETGFKVPALEPYQAVRDLAASMIHLVKDPELRISMGLAARNRVSQNYSWNAVGEDLNKLYAEVKRQKPGARMTK from the coding sequence ATGAAAATATTAATATCTGCATACTCCTGCGAACCAGGTATGGGTTCCGAGCCTGGTATCGGTTGGAATATTGTTCGCGAGGCTGCCAAATATCACGAAGTTTGGGTACTCACTCGACCTGATGAAAGCCAGAATGAGATTGAGGCAGAACTAGCACGCAACCCTGTCCCCAACCTTCACTTTATTTATTTCACTCTCCCCTTTTGGTACGATAGCCGCCGATGGGGACACTCTGGCGGAATGCAACTGCATTATTACTTATGGCAAATTCAAGCATATTTTGTGGCTCGTCGCCTGCATCAGAAAATTGGCTTTGACCTGACGCACCATGTGACTTTTATGAAGTATTGCAATCCTTGCTTTCTATCTTTGCTACCATCTCCCTTCATCTGGGGACCAGTAGGAGGTGGAGAGTCTGCGCCAAATACCTTCTGGGAAGATTTTAGTTGGAAAGCCAAAATTTACGAAATTACCCGCAGCTTAATTCGCAAGTTGGGAGAGATAGATCCCTTCGTACATCTGACTACCAAAAAGAGTACTGTAGTTCGAGCAACAACTAAAGATACAGCCGAGCGGCTGTATAAAATAGGCGCAAAGCAGGTACAAATCTTGCCAGGATTCGGATTACCTGAAGAAGATATGGCGCTTCTGACTCAATATGAAATACCTGACGAGACACCAGTAAGGTTTATCAGTATCGGTAGGCTTTTACACTGGAAAGGCTTTCATCTGGGACTGCGTGCCTTCGCTCAAGCAAATTTACCCAATACAGAGTACTGGATTGTTGGAGAAGGACCGGAATGCGATCGCCTGCAAATTCTAGCACGAGATTTGGGTATCGATCGCAAAGTAAAATTCTGGGGTAAATTACCGCGTGAAAAAGCTTTAGACCTCTTAAGAGATTGCCACGTATTAGTTCATCCCAGTTTGCATGATTCTGGAGGATGGGTATGTATGGAAGCAATGGCAGCAGGTCGTCCCGTTCTCTGTTTGGATTTAGGAGGTCCAGCAATTCAAGTTACAAATGAGACTGGTTTTAAGGTTCCAGCTCTCGAACCATATCAAGCTGTACGCGACCTCGCAGCAAGTATGATTCACTTAGTTAAAGATCCAGAACTGAGAATTAGTATGGGTCTTGCTGCACGGAACCGAGTCAGTCAAAACTATAGCTGGAACGCTGTCGGCGAAGATTTGAACAAGCTTTATGCAGAAGTCAAGCGTCAGAAGCCAGGAGCCAGAATGACTAAATAG
- a CDS encoding glycosyltransferase family 4 protein: protein MHILIAALHRPSKPTGVCRHAANLAQCLADTKEVTKVTLIVGAWQKHYFKTFFNSKKINLIEIDIENSALARNMWFLFGLPKLANRLLPDLVYMSFPFPFVRELFSSPVISTIHDLYPYEKPEVFGYPNAIFNRIFLKQCITNSDGLVCVSKSTASSLKLYFPNLHLRKLVTVIYNYVSLEGLKSNSSIHLPISDRDSFLLSIAQHRSNKNINLAIQAFWLLIKNKYLKNTTKLVIVGNNGPETEKIQQLINRLSLQELVLLLDSIEDNELCWLYQNCEMFIAPSSQEGFCLPLAEAMHFSCKIVCSDIPIFREIGSSNCTYFDLQGDPVKNLSQAMINALEKPLSQTAKDLRFSKSDVAARYLKFYAAIARKSPLRVGILQRVQTSFDKISTDNQNQSTSKVKKFNQ, encoded by the coding sequence ATGCATATTCTCATTGCTGCTTTACACAGACCTTCCAAACCTACTGGTGTTTGCAGACACGCCGCAAATTTAGCTCAATGCTTAGCTGATACAAAAGAGGTCACTAAAGTAACTTTGATAGTAGGAGCATGGCAAAAGCATTATTTTAAAACATTTTTTAACTCCAAAAAAATTAATTTGATCGAAATAGATATTGAGAATAGTGCGTTGGCAAGAAATATGTGGTTTTTATTTGGTTTGCCAAAATTGGCTAACCGTCTCTTGCCTGACTTAGTTTATATGTCATTTCCTTTCCCCTTTGTAAGAGAGCTGTTCTCATCTCCTGTGATTTCTACGATTCACGATTTATATCCTTATGAAAAACCTGAAGTTTTTGGATATCCAAATGCAATTTTCAACCGCATATTTCTGAAGCAATGTATAACAAATAGCGACGGTCTAGTTTGCGTGTCTAAATCTACTGCAAGCAGCCTGAAATTATATTTTCCAAATCTTCATCTACGTAAACTAGTAACTGTTATTTATAACTACGTGAGTTTGGAAGGCTTAAAATCTAATTCGTCAATTCACTTACCAATTAGCGATCGCGATTCTTTTCTATTAAGTATTGCGCAACATCGAAGCAATAAAAATATCAATCTAGCAATTCAAGCTTTTTGGTTGTTAATTAAAAACAAGTATTTAAAAAATACGACTAAACTAGTCATTGTGGGCAACAATGGACCTGAAACTGAAAAAATTCAGCAGTTAATTAATCGACTCTCCCTTCAAGAACTGGTATTACTGCTTGATTCTATCGAAGATAATGAATTATGTTGGCTGTATCAAAATTGTGAAATGTTTATTGCCCCTTCGTCGCAAGAAGGTTTTTGTTTGCCTCTAGCAGAAGCTATGCATTTTTCTTGTAAAATAGTTTGCTCTGACATTCCAATATTTAGAGAGATTGGCTCTTCTAACTGTACTTACTTTGACTTGCAAGGAGATCCAGTAAAAAATCTTTCTCAAGCAATGATTAATGCTTTAGAAAAACCTCTCAGTCAAACTGCAAAAGACTTGCGTTTTTCTAAATCAGATGTAGCCGCTCGTTATCTGAAATTTTATGCTGCGATCGCTAGAAAGAGTCCATTACGTGTTGGTATTTTGCAACGAGTGCAAACTAGTTTTGATAAAATCAGTACCGATAACCAAAATCAATCTACATCGAAAGTTAAAAAGTTTAACCAATAA
- a CDS encoding glycosyltransferase family 4 protein gives MKIAYTTTYNARSLGTQGCNEWSGTGYYIAQSLKHQVASDIEYIGSLKNQLTLKARLKLKRHYHELFHKTYIKTTEPILLKNYANQVAKKLAQSDANIIFSATVDPIAYLECQQPIIFWADATFANLIDFYPQYSNLCQESISNGHLMEKTALQKSKLAIYSSEWAAQTAIEYYQADPAKVQVVPFGANIESSKTLYEVKDLIELRPLNPCKLLFIGVDWFRKGGDIALKVAQELNNLGLSTELTVIGSQPIVEGSLPSFVKPLGFISKSSREGQEKIHQLIGESHFLILPSLADCSPIVLCEANSLGVPCLSTKVGGIPTIIRTGLNGATFDKAADISEYCKYVIHLFTNYNEYKDLALSAFNEYQTRLNWKVAGRTVKKLLVDNLN, from the coding sequence ATGAAGATAGCATACACAACCACTTATAATGCTCGCTCTTTAGGTACGCAAGGCTGTAATGAATGGTCGGGAACAGGTTATTACATAGCTCAGTCACTCAAGCACCAGGTCGCCAGCGACATAGAGTATATTGGTTCTCTAAAAAATCAATTGACGTTGAAAGCTAGGCTAAAATTGAAGCGGCACTATCACGAGCTTTTTCACAAAACTTATATCAAAACTACGGAACCAATACTTCTTAAGAATTACGCCAATCAGGTTGCTAAAAAACTAGCTCAAAGTGATGCAAATATTATATTTAGTGCCACGGTAGATCCGATCGCATATCTTGAATGCCAACAGCCAATTATTTTCTGGGCAGATGCAACTTTTGCTAACTTAATAGATTTTTATCCCCAATATAGCAATCTATGTCAAGAGTCAATTAGCAACGGACATTTAATGGAAAAAACTGCTCTCCAGAAATCTAAACTAGCAATTTATTCATCTGAATGGGCAGCTCAAACCGCTATTGAATATTATCAAGCCGATCCAGCAAAAGTACAAGTTGTGCCTTTTGGAGCAAATATTGAAAGTAGTAAAACTCTTTACGAAGTTAAAGATTTAATTGAACTCAGACCCTTAAATCCATGTAAATTGCTATTTATTGGAGTTGATTGGTTCCGTAAGGGGGGAGATATTGCCCTTAAGGTTGCTCAGGAGTTAAATAACTTAGGTTTGAGTACAGAGCTAACAGTTATTGGCTCTCAACCTATTGTAGAAGGTTCTCTACCTAGTTTTGTTAAACCTTTGGGGTTTATTAGTAAATCTAGTCGCGAAGGTCAAGAGAAAATCCATCAACTTATTGGCGAATCTCACTTTCTAATTTTGCCCTCACTGGCAGATTGTTCGCCCATTGTTTTATGCGAAGCGAATTCACTAGGCGTACCTTGTCTGTCCACTAAAGTTGGTGGAATTCCGACAATTATTAGAACAGGTTTAAATGGTGCAACGTTTGACAAAGCAGCCGATATTTCGGAGTACTGTAAATATGTAATTCATCTATTTACTAACTATAACGAATACAAAGATTTGGCACTTTCTGCTTTTAATGAATATCAGACGCGACTTAACTGGAAGGTGGCTGGGCGAACCGTGAAAAAATTACTGGTGGACAACCTAAATTAG
- a CDS encoding glycosyltransferase family 2 protein, with amino-acid sequence MKNKPSVSIIINNYNYDRFLAEAIDSALSQTYPHTEVIVVDDGSTDNSRNIIASYGERIIPILQENGKQAAAFNSGFAMSQGEIIIFLDSDDYLLPHTVERIVSIWKPHLAKVHYRLNVVDTFSQFLGYSCPQGALLSTGEVWRRLLEVGGYDSTPTSGNALSRKALEQVFPIPDEYKLTADDYLSISIPFYGEVAAIEEPLGVYRIHNSNQWALATVTGDRFHRFVRHDLQNYSLLLQKANELGYKLPKDLEQRAIGRLWSRIISLRLDPQNHPIPLDRPLSLVYQGIRSLWKYSHFNWQKRSIYSLWFIWVGFMPLALAKPAITWLYAPHFRPKAIAWIITKIQAQANRSKLSSSKA; translated from the coding sequence ATGAAAAATAAACCATCAGTTAGCATCATCATCAATAACTATAACTACGATCGCTTCTTAGCAGAAGCAATTGATAGTGCCTTAAGCCAAACTTATCCTCATACTGAAGTCATTGTTGTCGATGACGGATCTACAGATAATTCTCGCAATATTATTGCTAGTTACGGCGAGCGTATCATTCCTATTCTGCAAGAAAATGGCAAACAAGCAGCCGCTTTTAATAGTGGATTTGCTATGAGTCAAGGCGAAATTATTATCTTCTTAGACTCTGACGATTATCTTTTGCCTCATACTGTCGAACGCATAGTTTCTATTTGGAAACCACATTTAGCTAAAGTACATTACCGCTTAAATGTAGTTGATACCTTTAGTCAATTTTTAGGATACTCCTGTCCGCAAGGTGCATTATTATCGACTGGCGAGGTATGGCGCAGATTACTAGAAGTTGGTGGTTATGATAGCACGCCTACTAGTGGCAACGCACTCAGTCGCAAAGCACTAGAACAAGTCTTCCCGATTCCTGATGAATATAAATTAACTGCTGATGATTACTTATCAATTTCAATTCCTTTTTATGGAGAAGTAGCAGCGATTGAAGAACCTTTAGGTGTGTACCGAATTCATAATAGCAATCAGTGGGCTTTAGCTACAGTAACAGGCGATCGCTTTCATAGATTTGTCCGACACGACTTACAAAACTATTCCCTGCTATTACAAAAAGCAAACGAATTAGGATATAAATTACCAAAAGATTTAGAACAACGAGCTATCGGACGGTTATGGTCGCGGATTATTTCCTTACGGTTAGATCCTCAAAATCATCCGATTCCCTTAGATCGACCTCTCTCACTCGTCTATCAGGGAATTCGTTCGCTTTGGAAATACTCGCACTTTAATTGGCAAAAACGATCGATCTACAGTCTCTGGTTTATTTGGGTGGGATTTATGCCTTTAGCTTTAGCAAAACCAGCGATTACTTGGTTATACGCGCCGCATTTTCGCCCCAAAGCGATCGCTTGGATAATTACAAAAATTCAGGCGCAGGCAAATCGGTCGAAGTTATCTAGTAGTAAAGCATAA
- a CDS encoding glycosyltransferase: MKTVDSIHSNKTKFKTNSCLRVLFVSHAYVVGVNQGKLQAIAEIDGIEVGLLAPNNWKALEWNRRLELETPYSKIQIYSAPVLFAGRGGAHIYAPWRVWQVLNDFQPDIVQVEEEVFSMCAFELAIWTRITGKQLVVFGWENMDRNLPRFRRWVRQFVLNSASAIIAGNHGGADLLRHWGYTRKIAIMPQMGVDTNLFAPQLSQGDRQEFHIGFLGRFVAGKGIDILFTAVSQLRQRGFNCRVILCGSGTSEADLRQEAEKQQIADLVIWEKAVRHEAAPIAIAQFDVLVLPSRTTPTWKEQFGHVLIEAMAMGVPVIGSSSGEIPHAIGRSDLIFPEEDADRLAAILERLICDSNWRQEVKNYCLNRVQQHYSHERIAARSLQLWQTLREWGVRNREWEEIVDN, translated from the coding sequence ATGAAAACAGTAGATTCTATTCATAGCAATAAAACAAAATTTAAAACCAACTCTTGTCTGCGAGTTCTTTTTGTCAGCCACGCTTATGTAGTAGGTGTGAATCAGGGGAAACTTCAGGCGATCGCAGAAATTGATGGAATTGAAGTCGGTTTATTGGCTCCTAATAACTGGAAAGCATTGGAATGGAATCGCCGACTTGAACTAGAAACACCGTACTCAAAAATTCAAATTTACAGCGCACCCGTGTTGTTTGCTGGTCGTGGCGGCGCTCATATTTACGCACCTTGGCGAGTTTGGCAAGTGCTGAACGATTTTCAACCTGACATAGTACAAGTCGAAGAAGAAGTTTTCTCAATGTGTGCGTTTGAGCTAGCAATTTGGACGCGAATAACAGGCAAGCAATTAGTTGTATTTGGGTGGGAAAATATGGATCGCAACCTACCTAGATTTCGCCGTTGGGTACGTCAATTTGTACTGAATTCAGCCAGCGCCATTATTGCAGGGAATCATGGAGGAGCCGATTTATTGCGTCATTGGGGATATACAAGAAAGATCGCAATTATGCCTCAGATGGGAGTAGACACGAATTTATTCGCGCCGCAATTATCCCAAGGCGATCGCCAAGAGTTTCATATCGGTTTTTTAGGACGATTTGTTGCGGGAAAAGGAATAGACATCTTATTTACCGCTGTTAGTCAACTGCGACAACGGGGTTTCAATTGTCGCGTCATCCTCTGCGGTTCTGGTACGAGTGAAGCAGATTTGCGTCAGGAAGCAGAAAAACAGCAGATTGCTGACTTGGTAATTTGGGAAAAAGCAGTAAGACATGAAGCAGCACCGATCGCAATTGCGCAATTTGACGTACTTGTACTTCCCTCACGCACAACTCCCACCTGGAAAGAACAGTTCGGTCATGTATTAATTGAAGCAATGGCAATGGGTGTACCTGTTATCGGCTCTAGCAGTGGCGAAATTCCACACGCGATCGGACGATCTGACTTGATATTTCCAGAAGAAGACGCAGACCGATTAGCAGCAATTTTAGAGCGGCTAATTTGCGACTCAAATTGGCGACAAGAAGTAAAAAATTACTGTTTGAACAGAGTGCAACAGCACTACTCGCACGAACGAATTGCAGCGCGATCGCTTCAACTATGGCAAACATTAAGGGAATGGGGAGTAAGGAATAGGGAGTGGGAAGAGATCGTCGATAACTGA
- a CDS encoding FkbM family methyltransferase — MIAMSTKDLVRRTLPPSAVIHLMAAMHYRKGEPELKILKSLVDRQKNSIDIGANKGIYTYFLARLSRHVFAYEPNPELAEFIHKSGRSNVSVYAIALSNRSGQANLSIPLVDKFLYDQLGSLEEKAVPQGSKTYQVPLKTLDEQGHTNVGFIKIDVEGHEAATIDGAKNLLITQRPNLLIEIEQKHHPDCDISEIFAKILALGYKGFFLLDGELKSLDNFSLKKHQNIENYAGLSSLGKTYICNFIFQPSQS; from the coding sequence ATGATTGCAATGTCTACAAAAGATTTAGTTAGAAGAACATTACCCCCTTCGGCTGTTATTCACTTAATGGCTGCGATGCATTACCGTAAAGGTGAGCCTGAGTTAAAAATACTTAAATCGCTGGTCGATCGCCAGAAAAATAGTATTGACATTGGGGCAAACAAAGGAATTTATACTTATTTTCTAGCTCGGCTTTCGCGCCATGTCTTTGCTTACGAACCCAATCCAGAACTAGCAGAATTTATTCATAAATCGGGTCGTTCCAATGTGAGCGTCTACGCGATCGCTCTTTCCAATCGTTCGGGACAAGCAAATCTATCAATCCCACTTGTCGATAAATTTTTATATGACCAACTTGGAAGCTTAGAAGAAAAAGCTGTTCCTCAAGGTAGTAAAACATATCAAGTTCCATTAAAAACACTTGACGAGCAAGGTCATACAAACGTTGGCTTTATCAAAATTGATGTAGAAGGGCATGAAGCAGCTACAATTGATGGAGCCAAAAATTTATTGATAACTCAACGCCCAAATCTTTTGATTGAAATCGAACAAAAACATCATCCAGATTGCGATATTTCTGAGATATTTGCGAAGATTCTAGCTTTAGGTTACAAAGGTTTCTTCTTGCTAGATGGAGAGCTTAAGAGTTTAGATAACTTTTCTCTCAAAAAACACCAAAACATCGAGAATTATGCCGGGTTATCCTCTCTAGGAAAAACCTATATCTGCAACTTTATTTTCCAGCCTTCCCAAAGTTAG
- a CDS encoding right-handed parallel beta-helix repeat-containing protein, which translates to MHHLVKTIKNLSSTQVFREYDGTNFQLFQHKCTPSYGFTGDRMNKLRILLFATGILISFSISASDRSDNPHGYLLSSSPLDAANVAREYFVASKGSDNNPGTLERPFQTVQKCANVAQPGDSCLLRAGIYRETIRPANSGTSSTTPITFAAYNKEDVTISGANPVEGWQVFRGSIFRANASLPTNRYNDTGFFANQVFVNGEMMPEARWPNTGRDPLRPKLAGGGVRSQGGNAAIVENAEIPNLAEGWAGATVWTNDWYVTRTGTITGGTAGKLTAQMTAPWDRGGYWFYLVGKLGLLDSEGEWFYDGSDRALYLWTLGGTSPNSVEVKQRNFAFDLGDRSYIVLRNLKLFASTVTTSNASQGVVIDGIRAKYVSHHMTLPPLPKSEQAPNSDDGLIVASHAHDTGIQLRGSKHTLKNSVVEWSSGNGVLLEGTGHRVTNNIIANSNYMASYAAPVRINGTGHRITYNTIEAAGRDAISFDWHTAGFDGNKIDIAYNDISRFGMLSTDLGAIYICCYVNLAGGAIHHNWIRDTQAFSPFWGTRGIYLDIESYNSTIHHNVVWNITGGKDSFYLVAGSPRGYNRIFNNTFLGSIYTDKTVEARNNILRSSTSITASQQSHNLFQSTDPKFTKATTTDSKSIPDFTLQSGSPAINAGMAITGVTDGFVGSAPDIGAYERGAKIWKAGSRLKR; encoded by the coding sequence TTGCACCACCTGGTTAAAACAATCAAAAATTTATCCAGCACTCAAGTATTCCGTGAATACGATGGCACTAACTTTCAGCTATTTCAACATAAATGTACTCCGAGCTATGGCTTTACGGGCGATCGCATGAATAAGTTGAGAATTTTATTGTTTGCCACTGGTATTCTTATCAGCTTCAGTATATCTGCCTCAGATCGCTCTGATAATCCGCATGGATATTTACTCAGTAGTTCGCCACTTGATGCTGCGAATGTTGCTCGCGAGTATTTCGTCGCCTCAAAAGGCTCAGATAATAATCCTGGTACGTTGGAGCGCCCATTTCAAACAGTGCAAAAGTGTGCTAATGTCGCTCAGCCTGGTGACTCCTGCTTATTAAGAGCTGGAATTTATCGCGAAACAATTCGCCCCGCAAATTCAGGGACATCATCGACTACACCGATAACATTTGCAGCGTACAACAAAGAGGACGTAACGATCTCCGGTGCGAACCCGGTTGAGGGATGGCAGGTGTTTCGCGGTTCTATTTTCCGTGCGAATGCGTCTTTACCCACAAATAGATATAACGATACGGGCTTTTTTGCCAATCAAGTATTTGTCAATGGCGAGATGATGCCAGAAGCGCGGTGGCCCAACACGGGAAGAGATCCGTTGCGTCCGAAACTGGCGGGTGGTGGTGTCAGAAGCCAGGGTGGTAATGCGGCGATCGTAGAAAACGCTGAAATTCCCAATTTAGCAGAGGGTTGGGCTGGTGCTACGGTATGGACGAATGATTGGTATGTCACTCGCACCGGGACGATAACGGGTGGTACTGCGGGAAAGCTGACAGCACAAATGACTGCCCCTTGGGATCGAGGTGGATATTGGTTCTATCTAGTTGGCAAGTTGGGGTTGCTCGATAGTGAAGGCGAATGGTTTTATGATGGTAGCGATCGCGCCCTCTATCTTTGGACTCTTGGTGGTACGAGTCCTAACTCAGTAGAGGTGAAGCAGCGCAACTTTGCTTTCGATCTGGGCGATCGCTCTTATATCGTACTGCGTAATTTGAAGCTTTTTGCCAGTACAGTGACCACCAGCAATGCGAGTCAAGGTGTCGTGATTGATGGCATCCGTGCTAAGTACGTATCGCACCACATGACCCTACCACCATTACCGAAGTCCGAGCAAGCACCTAATTCTGATGATGGTTTAATCGTTGCATCTCACGCACACGACACTGGTATACAGTTACGGGGTAGCAAGCATACGCTGAAAAACTCAGTTGTGGAATGGAGTTCTGGCAATGGCGTATTGTTAGAAGGTACTGGACATAGGGTGACGAATAATATTATTGCTAACAGCAATTATATGGCATCTTACGCCGCCCCAGTCCGCATCAACGGTACTGGTCACCGGATTACTTACAATACAATCGAAGCAGCTGGACGCGATGCCATCAGTTTTGATTGGCATACCGCAGGTTTCGATGGTAACAAAATCGATATTGCTTACAACGATATTTCTCGCTTTGGCATGTTGAGTACCGACTTAGGGGCAATCTATATCTGTTGCTATGTCAATCTTGCAGGCGGAGCTATTCACCACAATTGGATTCGAGATACTCAAGCATTCAGTCCGTTTTGGGGCACGCGAGGCATCTATTTAGATATTGAAAGCTACAACAGTACGATTCATCACAATGTTGTATGGAATATTACAGGGGGCAAGGATAGCTTTTATCTAGTCGCAGGTAGTCCACGCGGATACAATCGGATTTTTAACAATACGTTTCTCGGTTCAATATATACAGATAAAACTGTTGAAGCGCGCAACAATATTTTGCGGAGTTCGACGAGTATAACTGCCAGCCAGCAGTCTCACAATTTATTTCAGTCAACCGATCCAAAGTTCACCAAAGCTACTACAACAGATTCAAAATCTATCCCAGATTTTACCTTACAATCTGGTTCGCCCGCGATCAATGCAGGCATGGCAATTACTGGGGTGACGGACGGGTTTGTGGGTAGCGCCCCCGATATCGGGGCATACGAACGGGGCGCTAAGATTTGGAAAGCTGGATCTAGACTGAAACGGTGA
- a CDS encoding glycosyltransferase family 4 protein has product MRVAIARTMAEFSIDVHTNGLISGLKAVRPDWEIIELAPRSFDRNNSSWLLRVQKYYERFWRYPRRVKQQTADIFHIIEPCDAHLVYWLKQTGQPAIVTCHDLINFFYRDNLKGSVQLPLVSRNAWIYAVKGMKYADRIIAVSSATAKDTTQILNIEPARISVIPNAVEAIFRPLSKVEVESFRARQGIDKETFCLLNVGVNHPRKNISNILQAVAFLVQKGLPIQFWKVGSDFNTEQKEFIQSHNLTKWIKYFGKPDKSTLIQLYNAANVLIAPSLHEGFGITILEAMACGTPVITSNASAMPEVVGDAGILVNPNNPMEIADAVICLQKDPTYYQDLVNKSLHRVKSFTWERTAEQVAKVYEELLSTRASSDRIVSSNYLKITTGRK; this is encoded by the coding sequence ATGCGCGTCGCGATCGCACGAACAATGGCTGAATTTAGCATTGATGTCCATACCAACGGTTTAATTTCAGGACTCAAAGCTGTCCGTCCCGATTGGGAAATTATTGAATTAGCACCGCGTTCTTTCGATCGCAATAATTCTTCCTGGTTGCTGAGAGTGCAGAAATATTACGAACGTTTCTGGCGCTATCCTCGTAGAGTTAAACAACAAACAGCCGATATTTTTCATATTATCGAACCTTGTGATGCTCATCTCGTCTATTGGTTAAAACAGACTGGTCAACCTGCGATCGTTACTTGTCACGACCTGATTAACTTTTTCTACCGCGATAATCTTAAAGGTTCGGTACAATTACCACTAGTTAGTAGAAATGCTTGGATTTATGCAGTTAAAGGCATGAAATATGCCGATCGCATCATTGCTGTTTCTAGTGCAACCGCTAAAGATACAACTCAAATATTAAATATTGAGCCAGCGCGTATTAGTGTTATTCCTAACGCTGTTGAAGCCATATTTAGACCTCTATCTAAAGTAGAAGTTGAGTCATTTCGCGCTCGACAGGGAATTGACAAGGAAACATTTTGTCTTTTAAATGTTGGCGTAAATCATCCCCGTAAAAATATTTCTAATATTTTACAAGCAGTAGCATTTTTAGTTCAAAAAGGTTTGCCAATACAATTTTGGAAAGTAGGGTCGGATTTTAACACCGAGCAAAAAGAGTTTATCCAAAGTCATAACTTAACTAAATGGATTAAATATTTTGGAAAACCAGATAAATCGACCTTAATACAGTTATATAATGCTGCTAATGTTCTAATTGCTCCTTCATTACACGAAGGATTTGGAATCACTATTTTAGAAGCAATGGCTTGCGGTACTCCTGTCATTACTTCTAATGCCTCTGCTATGCCTGAAGTTGTTGGTGATGCTGGGATTTTAGTTAACCCAAACAATCCAATGGAAATTGCAGACGCAGTAATTTGTTTGCAAAAAGATCCAACGTACTACCAAGACCTTGTAAACAAAAGTTTGCATAGAGTTAAGTCATTTACTTGGGAGAGAACAGCAGAGCAAGTAGCTAAAGTTTATGAAGAATTACTAAGTACCAGAGCGTCCAGCGATCGAATTGTTTCTAGTAATTACTTAAAAATTACAACGGGGAGGAAGTAG